A window of Nitratireductor kimnyeongensis genomic DNA:
GTCGCTCAGCCCACACTCTTCAGCCGCTTGCCTTCCGGGTCGCGCTCGATCGTGGGCGCGATATCCTTGGTCCAGGCGGACACGGCAGGGATACGCGAACGGTCGACGCGGTAATCGAACTTCTTCGCCACATCGACGACCTCGGCCAGAAGCCCTTCCTCCAGCGTGATGGGGTTAAGGCCGAGCGAGAGGAATTTATCGTTTCTCACCACCAGATCGTTTTCCGCTGCTTCCTTGCGCGGGTTCGGCAGGTAAGCGACCTTCGCACCGGTCATGCGGGCGATGAGCTCGGCCAGGTCCCGCACGCGATGCGTTTCCGTCATCTGGTTGAAGATTTCTACGCGGTCTCCGCGTTTCGGCGGATTGTTGAGCGCGATCTCCACGCAGCGCACGGAATCCTGAATGTGGATGAAAGCGCGCGTCTGCCCGCCCGTGCCATGAACGGTCAACGGATAGCCGATCGCCGCCTGAATCAGGAAGCGGTTCAGCACCGTTCCATAGTCGCCGTCATAATCGAAACGGTTGATGAGCTGGGCATGGAGTTTCGTCTCTTCCGTGTGCGTGCCCCACACGATGCCCTGATGGAGATCGGTGATGCGGACACCGTCGTTCTTGGCATAAAACTGGAACAGAAGCTGATCCAGCGATTTCGTCATGTGATAGATCGAGCCCGGATTGGTCGGGTACAGGATTTCCTGAGATGCCGTTTCGCCGGAGAGTGTCTCGACGCCGACCGGGAGGTAGCCTTCGGGGATTGCAGCACCGACGGAGGAATACCCATAAACGCCCATCGTGCCCAGATGGACAAGATGGGCATCGAGACCGATCTCCGTCATCGCGTTGAGCAGGTTATGGGTAGCGTTGACGTTGTTGTTGACCGTGTAGTTCTTGTGGCGGTCGCTCTTCATCGAATAGGGCGCGGCACGCTGTTCGGCAAAATGCACGATCGCATCGGGCCTGTGCTCGGCAAGCCAGGATTTCAGCACATCATAGTCGCGTGCCAGGTCGATCAGGTGGAAGCGGATGCGCCGGCCCGTTTCCTGATGCCAGATGCGCGTGCGCTCCTGGATGGAATCCATCGGAGTCAAAGACTGAACCCCGAGCTCGGTATCGATCCACCTCCGGGACAGATTGTCGATGATGTGGACCTCATGCCCACGGGCTGACAGGTGGAGCGAGGTCGGCCAGCCGACGAACCCATCGCCGCCAAGAACTGCAATCTTCATGAAATTCCGCCTCCGGTCATCATTGCATCAGGCAGAGGGAACCGAAGCGATTCCCTTCTCAAAAGCCCCCTTAGCATTGTTTTATGACAGTTTGTTCCGAAAGGACAAACCCGAACGAGAAAGCCGGCCCCAGTTGGAGTCCGGCTTCCATCCAGGACAAGACGGGCAGGGCTACATTTGTGCTTCGACGGAGGTCACCTCGTTGGTCGTATCGTCAATCGTCAGCGTCACCGTCGCGCCCGCGGCGACACTGGCGAGATCGACCCCCTCACCGGCGGTGTAGACCGTGCCGTCATCAAGCGCGATCGTTCTGGTCGCAACGTCGATGGAAGCCACCGTTCCCTGAACTTCGGCGGCATAGGCCGAGAGCGTGAGAAAACCGGAAGTGGCGAGGACTGCGAGGATTTTTTTCATGGAGGGAACTCCTTTTCTGCGTTAATGCCAAGCCGATCCCCGTTGTCAGTTTTGGGGAGCCGGAAACCGGGTCGGCGAGTAGAAGGTGGGGCGGAAAGCCGGCAATCTCAAATCAAACAGGATGACCGCCTCAAACACGCCTCCCGCCCAAGCTTTGCCGCAATCACCCTGTCCGCCGGCCATCGTCGGTCTATAACGCAGCATCCCGGCATTGGTTCATTATCCAGCGGCTGCAAAACGGACAAAATCCGGACCAGCCGCGTTCACGACAAGCCCGGATTTTCAACTCCCACGGCGGCGGCGCGATCAAATCAGATGACTGCGCAGCGTCTTTGCGTGAGGACGTTACAGACGACAGCGATGACGATAGCCGTCATATCCGAGAAACGTGTCGCTATATTCATCATAGGAGCGGTAGCGGGCATAGCAGCGCGCCACATGCCGATCCCATGCCGACGCGCGACCATAAGCTGGCGCAGGTCGATAATATCGGGCTCGCGAGTCCGCGATCAGGCCACCGGCGATAAAACCGCCGAGCCCGGCAATAGCCGCTGCCTCGCCCGGAGACAGACTGCCCGCGCGGCTTTCCACGCTGACGGCTGAAAGTGCAGTGGCGGCAAGGGTGATGGCCATGAGGCCTTTTGCAATGGTGCGTTTCAGGGACATTTCTTCATCCTCCTTTGCGATTGATGGCCGGCCGCTTCGGCCGTCCGATGCCCGTCTGTCGCGGGGGGAGAAAGAAAGGTTCATGCCCTCTTGATTTTTTTTGCGGGCCCGTCGCGGTCGCGCAACATAGATTCGCCATAATAGACACGGGAAATAAACCTGTTACCGTGTAAGGCGAAGGACGAGCAGACGGCGACGTTGGAGGTGTCACACGCTGACTGCAACTTCCCACGGCAGAGGAGGGCCGGACATGGCCAAGCCTGGAGTACTGCACAAAAGCGCTGGCATCTACGATGCAGAAGAAATGACCGCGATGGAGAACGCCATCGAAGCGGTGTGCGCCGAACTTGGCATAAGACGAAGCGATAGCGTATCCCGCGAACGTGTCGCCGGGCATGTAATGCGCTCCTGGGCGAGCGGACGCCGCCTGCCGCTGAATCTGGTTCAGGCAGGGCTCGACAGCGCCTCGAGGCTCGAAGGCTGAGGGGCGCGAAGCCCAACGGACACGACGGCCGGATCTGAGAGCCGCCACGCGCGAAAAGACATGCTGGCATTTCCCTGTCAGAGGGTTCTTCATGCAAGCTTTTTCCCGGGCTCCTCGAGGCCCTGTTTCCGTGTCGGCAAGCTGCATGCCTGCGTTCCATACCGCGTCATTTCCAAGAAATGCAAAGACCGCTCGCAATCATAAATCCAGCACAAAACGACGCCCAGCCAGGCAGCATGGAGCCGCGAGACCTCGCTATCGCTCCAGTCCGGAAAACAGTCTGCTTCCAGCAGCGCATCCGCCCCTGCCTGACACATGCCAGCGCGGCGGCACCGCCGGTTTGAACAATGCTGCGGCCTCTCGGCCTGCCCCGCGAGATAGCGAAACACCACCTGCATTTCCTCTTGTGGCCATTCGGGCGGGCAAATGGGCAAAAGTGGCTTGATGCCCTTCTCGTCCATTAGCGTGTCGCGAATCTTCACAAGGCCGCGGATGATCTCGAGCAGCTGCTCATTGGCCTCGGTCTTCGCCGGCGACTTTCTGGTTTTGCGTGGCATTTGGGGCCTCCCTTCTTTTGCGTTGACGATTTGAGAAAAAGGACGTTGCGGGTTTCTGTTGACCGGTCGTGTGCTTGCGCATTCTGCCAATGGGTCCCGGGTAGCCTGCGGCTTTCGGGATGACGGCTTCCTTCTCCCCGCCTGCGGGGAGAAGGTCCCGGCAGGGGGATGAGGGGCGGGCGGGGCCTTGCGAGCTTTTCCACCTCTGTCGGTATCCCGGCCACTCACGGCGCTCGCCCCTCATCCTCACCTTCTCCCCGCTCGCGGGGAGAAGGGGCGTTTGGTGCTGGTGTGCAATTTGCAGAGGGGCAGGCATTTCGGGCAGGCTCCATCGTTGCCGCGCGGGGGGAGCCGCCGGGGTTTGGATCGTTCGGGAAACGGGGCGCGTTTTTCGTGCCTCTCTGTTGTGAAGTAAGTGGCGCGAAAAGCGCGCCCCGCCGGCCGCTGTCCCGACTGCCGACCGGTCACTCGGGCAAACTTTGCCCTAGCGGCTTTTCCGCAACCGACATGATGCCGGCCGCCGGCCTTTCGCGGGCCCTCACAGGCCCCGGGTCACCGAACCCGAGGGGGAGGCTGCCGTCGCCCCTCCTGATCCCCGGCTCCGGACCCGGTTCCCGACAGGGGCGATGGGGGGAGTGTAGTGGAGGTTTTGGGGGTGGGGAGAAAAGAGCGAATAGGGAGTAGCGAATAGCGAGTAGGGAATGCGCTTCAACCGCCTCGTCATCCTATGGCTTGACCATAGGATCCATGCCGTTGCGGCGGTGACGGGGTAGGAGTGAGAAAAATGGGGGTGCCTGTTACTGACTGCGGTTTATCCCCGGTGTTCCGGCATGGGTCCTCGGGCGGGCCAGACGAGGATTAGCAGAGTAATGCAACCGAAGCCCTCAGTTGAAACTTTCGAGAATTTTACCCATTTACAGTTGCCGCATTCCGATTCATTCTATCAAACGGGCACGCGAACGGGTTGGGGCACTCATCAATGAAAATTGTTTCGATTTCTATAGAGAATTTCAGAAGCATAATTTCGGCAAAAAAAATACCTTTCGACAACTACACTCTCTTGATGGGGCCTAACAACGAAGGAAAATCGAATATACTTCAGGCATTCAGCATTGCAATGGAGATACTGAAAAATTACAAGCCGCGCATTGTGCGCCAAAGCGGGGGTCGCGAAACAGTACTATCGCCCGACACCAGATATCGATATTATATGCGAGGCGGTTACAATTGGGAACGTGATTACCCTCTCGGACTGCAAAGCAAAAGGAAACATAAACCTTCATCTATAGTAATTGAAATACTTCTAGATCAAGATGAAGTCGAAGTTTTTCGGAATAAAATAGGCAGCAGCCTAAATGGGACGCTGCCTATAAAAATCATATTCCATAAAGACGAATTCGCAATATCAATCGCAAAACCTGGACGAGGGCAAGTTACCCTAAACAAGAAGACCGCCAGGATAGCTAGCTTCGTTTCCGAGCGTATGCAATTCGAATACATACCAGCTATTCGCACATCAAAAACAGCATACGATATTATCCAAGAACTCGTGAACAACGAACTTAGCCGCCTTTCTGAAGACGAGAATTACAAAAAAGCCATCGAAACTATTGAAAATCTTCAAGCCCCAGTTCTTGATGAGCTATCAGAAAATATATCAACCACGGTATCTGGCTTCCTATCATCCGTCAAAACCGTAAAAATTACAACGCACAAGGAATTACGCTCTCGTTACTTCCGTCAAAACATCGAAGTTCAAGTGAACGATGGAGAAAGAACCTCCCTTGAACGAAAAGGTGATGGCGTTCAAAGCTTAGTGTCACTAGCACTAATGCGTCATGCCTCTGAGAGATTAGCTAATGGAGGAAATTCTATTGTAGCAATCGAAGAACCAGAGTCACACCTTCATCCAAAAGCTATACGCGACCTTCGAGATATTATATTTGAGCTATCTCAAGAAAACCAGGTAGTTGTTTCAAGCCATTCACCACTTCTTGTACGATGGCAAGGGCCGACATCCACAGTAATTGTGCGAAATAACCGAGCATCAGAAGCCACGAAAATTAGCGAGGTGCGCGATGCTCTAGGGGTAGTGGTATCAGACAACCTCACAAGCGTAGAGTTCAGCTTGATAGTGGAGGGAGCAACCGACGCCATGATCCTTGATAAAATCATCAAGGAAGAAGGCGCACCAGAATTAAAAGCGGCCTTCGATGCAGGGCGCTTCGCTTTACGCCCCGCAAATGGCGCAAATAAACTTTCGTACTTGCTGGCATCCTCAGAGCAAAACATACTTGGACTACACGTGTTTCTTGACAACGACGATGCGGCACGCAGAGAGATAGAGAAGGCCCTACAGGAACGCACCCTAGAGAGTAAACAGTACACCCTCTGCACGTGCCAAGGCATGCACAACAGCGAAATTGAAGACCTAATAAATCCAGAAACATACCAAGAGGAAATACTGAATAAATTTGGCGTCGACTTGAACTCCTCGCCATTTAAAGGAAACGATATATGGTCCAATCGAATAAAAGCAACATTCCTAGCGGCCGGAAAAATATGGAATGATGAAACAAAAAAAAGTGTAAAAATATCTGTTGCAAAATCTTTTAAAGAATCGGTCTATCAAAATTCAATCATTTCACAAAAAAGAACATCACTAGACAATCTACT
This region includes:
- a CDS encoding NAD-dependent epimerase/dehydratase family protein, translating into MKIAVLGGDGFVGWPTSLHLSARGHEVHIIDNLSRRWIDTELGVQSLTPMDSIQERTRIWHQETGRRIRFHLIDLARDYDVLKSWLAEHRPDAIVHFAEQRAAPYSMKSDRHKNYTVNNNVNATHNLLNAMTEIGLDAHLVHLGTMGVYGYSSVGAAIPEGYLPVGVETLSGETASQEILYPTNPGSIYHMTKSLDQLLFQFYAKNDGVRITDLHQGIVWGTHTEETKLHAQLINRFDYDGDYGTVLNRFLIQAAIGYPLTVHGTGGQTRAFIHIQDSVRCVEIALNNPPKRGDRVEIFNQMTETHRVRDLAELIARMTGAKVAYLPNPRKEAAENDLVVRNDKFLSLGLNPITLEEGLLAEVVDVAKKFDYRVDRSRIPAVSAWTKDIAPTIERDPEGKRLKSVG
- a CDS encoding DUF1344 domain-containing protein, translated to MKKILAVLATSGFLTLSAYAAEVQGTVASIDVATRTIALDDGTVYTAGEGVDLASVAAGATVTLTIDDTTNEVTSVEAQM
- a CDS encoding BA14K family protein produces the protein MSLKRTIAKGLMAITLAATALSAVSVESRAGSLSPGEAAAIAGLGGFIAGGLIADSRARYYRPAPAYGRASAWDRHVARCYARYRSYDEYSDTFLGYDGYRHRCRL
- a CDS encoding ATP-dependent nuclease is translated as MKIVSISIENFRSIISAKKIPFDNYTLLMGPNNEGKSNILQAFSIAMEILKNYKPRIVRQSGGRETVLSPDTRYRYYMRGGYNWERDYPLGLQSKRKHKPSSIVIEILLDQDEVEVFRNKIGSSLNGTLPIKIIFHKDEFAISIAKPGRGQVTLNKKTARIASFVSERMQFEYIPAIRTSKTAYDIIQELVNNELSRLSEDENYKKAIETIENLQAPVLDELSENISTTVSGFLSSVKTVKITTHKELRSRYFRQNIEVQVNDGERTSLERKGDGVQSLVSLALMRHASERLANGGNSIVAIEEPESHLHPKAIRDLRDIIFELSQENQVVVSSHSPLLVRWQGPTSTVIVRNNRASEATKISEVRDALGVVVSDNLTSVEFSLIVEGATDAMILDKIIKEEGAPELKAAFDAGRFALRPANGANKLSYLLASSEQNILGLHVFLDNDDAARREIEKALQERTLESKQYTLCTCQGMHNSEIEDLINPETYQEEILNKFGVDLNSSPFKGNDIWSNRIKATFLAAGKIWNDETKKSVKISVAKSFKESVYQNSIISQKRTSLDNLLNSLSSYLK